CAGCCTGGGCGGCTATGCTGGTGCCGCGCTGCTGATCGCGGGCGACGCCGGGGCGCATAATAGCGCCGCGCCGGTGGCGGCTGACTCGGGGCCTGCTGGCTCGAAGTAATACACCAGGATTGGCAGGCCGTCGTCGGGGTCGATCGCCTGGCGGTCGAAACGCATGCCGGCGCGCTCGGCCACCCGGCGCGAGGCCACGTTCTCAGGTGCGATTGTCGCCGCTACGCGTGGCAGGCCGCAGTGCGCAAGGCCATACGCGAGCATTGCCGGCACGACCTCGCCGGCCAGCCCCTGACCCCACCACGGCTGGTCGAACATATAGATAATTTCGGGTTCGTCGCACCCTGGCCCGTACACGATCCCGCATACGCCGACAAGGGCGTGGTTGGCTCGCAGCACCACGGCTGAAGCGCCAAAGCCCCTGGTGGCGTAGTTATGCTGCGACACAGCGATCCACTCCACGCACTGCGCGTGGGTCAGGGTCGTGCCATCGCCGGCCCAGCGTGTTACCGCCGGGTTGTCAAAGATCGCGAATAGCGCGTCGGCATCGGCCGGGCGCAGCTGGCGCACGTACAGGCGCGCTGTCTCAAACAACAGCATACTTGCCCTCCTGTAGCCAGCGTAGCAGGCGCAGGCGCCGCGTGGATCGTTCCACAGGCCGATTATGTGCTACCAATAAGGAGCCTTGCTCATGGAAACAGCTGCTCAGCCGCCCGCACCGGCCAGCCAGGCCCCAGGCGGCTGCCTGGACTTCGTGCTCTTCGCAATTGCAACTGCCTGGGTTGTGGGCCTGACTGCCGCCGTGCAGCTGGGCGCATGGTTCTACGAGCAATACCAGCTGGCAGCGGCGGGGATCTATCTACCGGCCTGGTACTGGCCGCTGATCGCCGTGCTCCAGCTGCTGGTGGTCGGCGGCGCAGTGCTGCTGCTGGCGCTGTTCGTGCAGGCGCCGCGCTTCCGGGCGATCTATCGCGGCTGGGCCTGGGCGATCGGCCTGGGCGCGCTGTTTAGCATGGCGCGGGTCTGCCCGATCACCTGGACTCAGCCGGCCGCGCTGGTGCAGATCGGCCTGGGCTTGCTGGCGCTGGTGGCGCTGCGGCGGCTACCAGCCGGCCGCAGCGGGCCGGCCGGCCCGCTGCCGGGGGCGCCGGCCGCGCCGGTGCTCGGGCTGGCGCTGGGCCTGCTGGTGCTGTTGCCCTGGCTGTGGTCGGGCGCGCTGGGCTCGCCGACCGATACGCTGCTGAACGCGCTTGCCGCCGCCGTGCTAGGCCTGGCCAGCGGGGTGCTGCTGGCGCGCGGCATTCTGATGCCGCTGCAGGCGCGGCCATTAGGCGCCTGGCAGGATGTAGGCCTGGGCGGCATTGCTGCCGGCGTGGCGCTGCTATCGCTGGGCGCGGGCTTCGGCTACGGCGGCAGCCAGATCGCCTTAATGCTGGTGCTGATGCCGCTGGGCGGCGCGGCCTACGCGCTTGGGCGCTGGGCCTTCGGCGCGGCTACCCGTGTGTGGCTGCCGATCGCCACGCTGGTAGGTGTGGCGGCAGCCGGGCCGCTAGTATTCTTCGACCCCGACGAGTTTTTGCTGGCGCTCGGCACGACCGAGATCGGGCTGGTGCTGCGTAGCGCGCTATTCGCCCAGGTGATCGGCGCATTGGCCGGCCTGGTGCTGCTTGGCCTGAGTGCCAGGCTACGCGCTGGGCCTGGCCGGATCGCGGGCCTCGGCGCGCTGGCGGGCAGCCTGGTGCTGGCGCTGGCGCTATACTTCGCCGGCGGCCACCCCGGCTGGTATGGCGAGAAGCTGTTTGTGGTGCTGCGCGAGCAGGCCGACCTGAGCCAGGCCGCACAGATCGCCGATCGCACCGAGCGGCTGCGCTTTGTATACACGACACTGACGAACCATGCCGAGCGCAGCCAGGCGGGGGTGCGCGCCGCGCTCGATCGGCTCGGCCTGGCCTACCAGCCGTTCTACCTGGTAAACGCGATCGAGGTCGACGGTGGCCCGCTGGTGCGCGCCTACCTGGCCAGCATGCCCGAAGTCGACCGCATCCTCGACAGCCCGCAGCTGCGCCCGCTGCCGGTGCCGCCCACGCCCAGCCAAGGCGAGCAGGTGCCGCCCGATGGGCCGCAGTGGAATGTGATCGCGATCGGCGCCGACCGCGTGTGGGATGAGCTGCAGGTAACCGGCCAGGGCATTGTGGTGGGCGAATCCGACAGCGGCGTACAAGGCGATCACCCGGCGCTGCGTGGCTCGTATCGCGGGCGCGCCGGCCAGAACGACTACAACTGGCTCGACCCCTGGTTCGGCAGCAGTGCGCCGACCGACGTGGGTGGGCATGGCACCCACACCACCGGCACGATCGTCGGGCAGGGCGGCATTGGCGTGGCGCCCGGCGCCGAGTGGATCGGGTGTGTGAACCTCGGCCGCAACCTGGGCAACCCGGCCTACTATCTGCGCTGCATGCAGTTCATGCTGGCGCCCTACCCGCAGGCCGGCGACCCATTCAAGGATGGCGACCCGGCGCGGGCCGCGCATGTGCTGAACAACTCGTGGGGCTGCCCGCTGATCGAAGGCTGCGACGCAGCCTCGCTCGAGCCGGCGGTGCGTGCGCTGCGCGCAGCCGGCATCTTCGTGGTGGCCAGCGCCGGCAATGACGGCCCGCGCTGCAGCAGCGTCGATAACCCGATCGCAATCTACGATGCTTCGTTCAGCGTCGGCGCGATCGACCGGCTTGGCAATATCGCCGATTTCAGCAGCCGCGGGCCGGTCACGCTCGACGGCAGCAACCGCGTCAAGCCCGACATCATCGCGCCGGGGGTGAACGTGCTGTCGGCGCTGCCAGGCGGCAGCTATGGCGAGAACAGTGGTACCTCGATGGCTGGCCCACACGTGGCTGGCGTGGTCGCGCTCATGTGGTCGGCACAGCCTAGGCTGATCGGCAACATCGACCGGACTGAGCAGCTGCTGATCGAGACCGCGCGGCCGTATGAGGGTGCGCAGTCGGGCTGCTTCGAGGGTGGTATGCCGAGCGACGCCACCGGCTATGGCGTGGTCGATGCCTATGCAGCCGTGCAGGCGGCGCTGGCCGAGCCATAGGTGGCCCCCACGCGCGGGCGGCTTGCACGGCTGCAAGCCGCCCGCGCGCCTGAGCGTGTCAGCGCGCCGGGCTAACGCAGCCTTACCGCCGCCAGCAGCTCGGCGCAGGCGATGGCCCCCTCCCAGCCGTAGCCGTGGTCTTCAATGCTCCACCAGGCCGATAGCACCGCCTGGGCCAGGCCCCATCCGCGTACTCTGGCGCGGTCGATGCCAAGCTCTTCGCTCAGCTGCGCAACGCGGCGGGCCATAGCCTGGCCGGGGTTGGGCAGCTGCAGCAGCTGTGGCAGCGGGTTGCGCAGCAGCGCGCCAACCTCGTAGGCCCGCTCGCCAATAATGCCCTTCGGGTCGATCGCCAGCCAGGGCGCGCGCTCGGCCGCAAGGATGTTGTCGTGGTGCAGGTCGCCGTGCAGCAGCACTGGTGCGCCCTGGCTGGCCAGCAGCTCGGCAAACAGCGCCTCGGCCTCGTGTACCAGCGCACGTGGCAATGGGCCGGTGCCGCCGCCGAAGTGTACACGCATACGCTGCATCCCCGCGCCCCAGTCGGCGATGGTTGGGAATGGATGCCCGGCCGGTGGGGCGCCGCCGCCTGGCCCCTGCCATAGCTCGCGCAACACCTGCGCGGCGATTGTGGTCGCGCGCGCGTCATCGGTTGGCACGAGCGTGGCCAGGCGGGTGCCCGGCTCCAGCCGCTCCAGCAGCATGGCTCCACGCTCCGGCTCGGCCTCGAGCACGCGGGCCATGCCGTGCCCGGCGTAGTGGCGCAGCGCCGGGATTTGATCCTCAAGCTCGATATCGCTGAGGCCAAGCTTTAGCACGGCCGGTGTGTTGTCGTGGCGGATGGCCGGCGCAACATAGTTGTACGACAGCGCGTACGGCGGCAGGGCCTTCAGCGACCAGCGCCGCTCGTACTCGGCGATCTGCGCCGGCAGCTGCCGCAGCCAGTCGGCACCTGCGTCGCCCGCCAGCTCGATGATCGTGCGCACGAAGTGTGCGGGCAGGTCATAACGGTGTAGGTCAACCATGTGGCACTGTGGGTATCGTACAGCCGTGCTGCGCCGGCGCATACCGACCGATCAACCGCTGGCGTGCCACTAGCCTTGCGCGCGCTCAAGCTCGATCGCGATACGGATCGCTGCCAGCACATCGGGTACGCTATAGTCGGCCAGCTCGGCGTCGTGCGCAGAGTCCTCGCCAACCAGGATGGTGGTCATGCCCAGCGCGCGTGCCGGCGGCAGGTTTTTAGCGGTGTCCTCAACCAGGATCGCCGCTGCTCCCGCTATCCCGAGCGCGTCGAGCACGCTGTGATAGACCGCCGGGTTGGGCTTAGGGCGCAGGCCCGCGAAGCGAATGTCGAAGATCTGCGCGAAGTGCCGCTCGACCTCAAGCACCTCGAGCACCCGCCGGGCATAGCGCTCCGGCGCATTCGTGAACACCGCCTTGCTCGCGCGCAGCTCGCTCAGCAGCCGGTCGAGCTCGGCGTCGGCCGCCAGAAACGCCTCGATCGCCACATCGTGGACGAACGCAAGGTAGTGGTCGGGGTCGACCGCGTGATTGTTCTGGAGGCCATGCAAGGTTGTGCCATACTCGGCGTAGTAGCGCTTCTGAATCAGCCGGGCCTCGGCCTCGTCGAGGCCGAGCAGCTTCTGTACATATTCGCCGATCCGCACATCGATGCCATTCATCAGGCCCGACGACGGCGGGTAGAGCGTGTTGTCGAGGTCGAACAGAACCGTGGTGATTGGCATGGTATCCCTGCTATTGCTCGCTCGGTCGCGCGTATAGTATACCGATTGGCTCGGCCGGATGCAATACTATGCCTGATGGAAAGTAGGGCGTATGCGTGCTTCTAGCGATCTTCGATATTCGAGTTAGGGCGTACGCCCTA
The sequence above is drawn from the Candidatus Kouleothrix ribensis genome and encodes:
- a CDS encoding S8 family serine peptidase gives rise to the protein METAAQPPAPASQAPGGCLDFVLFAIATAWVVGLTAAVQLGAWFYEQYQLAAAGIYLPAWYWPLIAVLQLLVVGGAVLLLALFVQAPRFRAIYRGWAWAIGLGALFSMARVCPITWTQPAALVQIGLGLLALVALRRLPAGRSGPAGPLPGAPAAPVLGLALGLLVLLPWLWSGALGSPTDTLLNALAAAVLGLASGVLLARGILMPLQARPLGAWQDVGLGGIAAGVALLSLGAGFGYGGSQIALMLVLMPLGGAAYALGRWAFGAATRVWLPIATLVGVAAAGPLVFFDPDEFLLALGTTEIGLVLRSALFAQVIGALAGLVLLGLSARLRAGPGRIAGLGALAGSLVLALALYFAGGHPGWYGEKLFVVLREQADLSQAAQIADRTERLRFVYTTLTNHAERSQAGVRAALDRLGLAYQPFYLVNAIEVDGGPLVRAYLASMPEVDRILDSPQLRPLPVPPTPSQGEQVPPDGPQWNVIAIGADRVWDELQVTGQGIVVGESDSGVQGDHPALRGSYRGRAGQNDYNWLDPWFGSSAPTDVGGHGTHTTGTIVGQGGIGVAPGAEWIGCVNLGRNLGNPAYYLRCMQFMLAPYPQAGDPFKDGDPARAAHVLNNSWGCPLIEGCDAASLEPAVRALRAAGIFVVASAGNDGPRCSSVDNPIAIYDASFSVGAIDRLGNIADFSSRGPVTLDGSNRVKPDIIAPGVNVLSALPGGSYGENSGTSMAGPHVAGVVALMWSAQPRLIGNIDRTEQLLIETARPYEGAQSGCFEGGMPSDATGYGVVDAYAAVQAALAEP
- a CDS encoding phosphotransferase; the encoded protein is MVDLHRYDLPAHFVRTIIELAGDAGADWLRQLPAQIAEYERRWSLKALPPYALSYNYVAPAIRHDNTPAVLKLGLSDIELEDQIPALRHYAGHGMARVLEAEPERGAMLLERLEPGTRLATLVPTDDARATTIAAQVLRELWQGPGGGAPPAGHPFPTIADWGAGMQRMRVHFGGGTGPLPRALVHEAEALFAELLASQGAPVLLHGDLHHDNILAAERAPWLAIDPKGIIGERAYEVGALLRNPLPQLLQLPNPGQAMARRVAQLSEELGIDRARVRGWGLAQAVLSAWWSIEDHGYGWEGAIACAELLAAVRLR
- a CDS encoding pyrimidine 5'-nucleotidase, whose product is MPITTVLFDLDNTLYPPSSGLMNGIDVRIGEYVQKLLGLDEAEARLIQKRYYAEYGTTLHGLQNNHAVDPDHYLAFVHDVAIEAFLAADAELDRLLSELRASKAVFTNAPERYARRVLEVLEVERHFAQIFDIRFAGLRPKPNPAVYHSVLDALGIAGAAAILVEDTAKNLPPARALGMTTILVGEDSAHDAELADYSVPDVLAAIRIAIELERAQG
- a CDS encoding GNAT family N-acetyltransferase, whose translation is MLLFETARLYVRQLRPADADALFAIFDNPAVTRWAGDGTTLTHAQCVEWIAVSQHNYATRGFGASAVVLRANHALVGVCGIVYGPGCDEPEIIYMFDQPWWGQGLAGEVVPAMLAYGLAHCGLPRVAATIAPENVASRRVAERAGMRFDRQAIDPDDGLPILVYYFEPAGPESAATGAALLCAPASPAISSAAPA